A genomic window from Candidatus Kouleothrix ribensis includes:
- the mraZ gene encoding division/cell wall cluster transcriptional repressor MraZ, with product MFLGEYEHNLDDKGRLAVPSRFREELGDGVVVTRGFDRCLMGFPRAAWEQLAKRVNELSLGQNEARNLRRLLFSGAADLGLDRQGRILIPQNLREYAGLGDQVIVAGLSTHFEIWAIGSWGQVLESLDTSAGAIAEQLAALGI from the coding sequence GTGTTTCTGGGTGAGTACGAGCACAACCTAGACGACAAAGGCCGCTTGGCGGTGCCGTCGCGTTTTCGCGAAGAGCTTGGCGACGGCGTGGTGGTGACGCGCGGGTTCGACCGCTGTTTGATGGGCTTTCCACGCGCCGCCTGGGAGCAGCTCGCCAAACGCGTGAATGAGCTATCGCTCGGCCAGAACGAGGCCCGCAATCTGCGCCGCCTGCTGTTCTCGGGCGCAGCCGACCTGGGGCTCGACCGGCAGGGGCGCATCCTGATCCCGCAGAATCTGCGCGAGTATGCCGGCCTGGGCGATCAGGTGATCGTCGCCGGCCTGAGCACGCACTTTGAAATCTGGGCAATTGGCAGCTGGGGCCAGGTGCTCGAGTCGCTCGATACGAGTGCCGGCGCAATTGCCGAGCAGCTGGCCGCGCTAGGCATCTAG
- the moaC gene encoding cyclic pyranopterin monophosphate synthase MoaC, giving the protein MSELSHLDAAGHAHMVDVGDKHATQREAVARGSVLMRRATLQLIAAGALPKGDVLAVARIAGIMAAKRTPEIIPLCHPLMLTHVAVELTPAPDPADPASPAALLIEATVRTTGKTGVEMEALTAVSAAALTIYDMCKAVDRGMRISEIRLAQKRGGRSGELILED; this is encoded by the coding sequence ATGAGCGAACTTAGCCACCTCGACGCGGCCGGGCACGCGCATATGGTTGATGTTGGCGACAAGCATGCCACGCAGCGCGAGGCGGTGGCGCGTGGCAGCGTGCTGATGCGCCGCGCAACGCTCCAGCTGATTGCCGCCGGTGCGCTGCCCAAGGGCGACGTGCTGGCGGTAGCGCGCATCGCCGGGATTATGGCCGCCAAGCGCACGCCCGAGATCATCCCGCTCTGCCACCCACTCATGCTGACGCACGTGGCGGTAGAGCTGACACCCGCGCCCGATCCGGCTGATCCGGCCAGCCCGGCGGCGCTGCTGATCGAGGCGACCGTGCGCACCACCGGCAAAACTGGCGTTGAGATGGAGGCGCTCACGGCGGTGAGTGCCGCCGCATTGACGATCTACGACATGTGCAAGGCGGTCGATCGGGGCATGCGCATCAGCGAGATCCGGCTGGCCCAGAAGCGCGGGGGGAGAAGTGGGGAATTGATCCTGGAAGATTGA
- a CDS encoding glycosyltransferase family 39 protein, which yields MRQPPDTPARAALHSARRLWHAHTRLATGALLFALALALRLYRLGAQSLWLDEGGTWAEVTGKGWGALLADLISPNAAYPLYHLLLKAWVGLAGDSEWALRFPSALAGAAAVVAVYLAAHALSASRRPEPAAAPLAGLLCATAPFALWQAQDAKVYSLLLLCAALLLWALLRALQRGTPGDWLALLLVALVSIFVHRLALLAIIAALLAVGLAWPFRRAGVPAGGRWLLLLGALLGAVAAIAGIVRAVGIESRGGSGHVPAGPLTGLWLTLAHFALDRGNIGGWLGLPLLVWALPALALTLWGLALLARDAWRGRPAALAIVCMFAAPLLLFAAGLAFARLFESRYATVAFPAWLLVVLYPLIAPARQGFAPRAGARRWLALRAWLPGCYTALLVVHAAVLLQPQHGLFSGAPVKEDWRSAIMALARCAHPDDLLILHPYYVEPMWRYYAPRVTPDPLPQPVRFDLLGQGYCRDIAQADALALVECYRRSYEEAFNRAAQGRKRMLMLIAPEHARTIDPPKTLDELRAAWEAAPPKTRGDPPVQADTYGMLGLRFQYAKNQRTWPCGGDTFVGVELMCASFPSFYMQKGAAAIPQPAVPLDATFGGELRLRGYSLSLLGGQARPGGALPITLYWAAVAHPSRSYTMFLHLCRDCSAPPLANDDAPPLQGYPPAGDTTTWQLGDPVHDERSLALPAGLAPGRYTLLLGVYPAGQPDEAARLPVQSHAPVLGGTRLLIGQVTIGPN from the coding sequence ATGAGACAGCCACCCGACACGCCTGCGCGCGCCGCTCTGCACTCCGCGCGGCGGCTGTGGCACGCGCATACCCGGCTCGCCACCGGCGCGCTGCTGTTCGCGCTGGCGCTGGCCCTGCGCCTGTACCGGCTAGGCGCCCAGAGCCTGTGGCTCGACGAGGGCGGCACCTGGGCCGAGGTGACCGGCAAGGGCTGGGGCGCGCTGCTGGCCGATTTGATCAGCCCCAACGCGGCCTACCCGCTTTACCACCTGCTGCTCAAGGCCTGGGTCGGGCTGGCCGGCGACAGCGAGTGGGCCTTGCGGTTCCCATCGGCGCTGGCCGGCGCGGCCGCCGTAGTGGCGGTGTACCTCGCGGCGCACGCGCTGAGCGCAAGCCGGCGCCCGGAACCTGCGGCGGCGCCGCTGGCCGGCCTGCTGTGCGCCACCGCCCCATTTGCGCTCTGGCAAGCCCAGGATGCCAAGGTCTACAGCCTGCTGCTGCTGTGCGCCGCGCTGCTGCTGTGGGCGCTGCTGCGCGCACTACAGCGCGGCACGCCGGGCGATTGGCTGGCGCTGCTGCTTGTGGCGCTGGTCAGCATCTTCGTCCACCGGCTGGCGCTGCTGGCGATCATCGCCGCGCTCCTGGCAGTGGGGCTGGCCTGGCCGTTTCGGCGCGCCGGTGTACCGGCCGGCGGCCGCTGGCTGCTGCTACTGGGCGCGCTGCTGGGCGCGGTGGCCGCGATTGCCGGCATAGTGCGCGCAGTCGGTATCGAGAGCCGCGGCGGCAGCGGGCACGTGCCGGCCGGGCCGCTCACCGGGCTGTGGCTCACGCTGGCGCACTTCGCGCTCGACCGCGGCAACATTGGCGGGTGGCTGGGCCTGCCGCTGCTGGTGTGGGCGCTGCCCGCGCTGGCGCTGACGCTGTGGGGCCTGGCGCTGCTGGCGCGCGATGCCTGGCGCGGCCGGCCGGCGGCGCTTGCGATCGTGTGCATGTTTGCCGCGCCGCTGCTGCTGTTTGCGGCCGGGCTGGCCTTCGCCAGGCTGTTCGAGTCGCGCTACGCCACAGTGGCGTTTCCAGCCTGGCTGCTGGTAGTGCTGTATCCGCTGATAGCGCCAGCGCGCCAGGGCTTCGCGCCACGGGCTGGCGCGCGGCGCTGGTTGGCGCTCAGGGCCTGGCTGCCGGGCTGCTACACCGCGCTGCTGGTGGTGCATGCGGCCGTGCTGCTGCAGCCCCAGCACGGGCTGTTCTCGGGCGCGCCGGTGAAGGAAGACTGGCGCAGCGCGATCATGGCGCTCGCGCGATGCGCCCACCCCGACGACCTGCTGATCCTCCATCCATATTATGTCGAGCCAATGTGGCGCTACTACGCGCCGCGCGTCACGCCCGACCCGCTGCCGCAGCCGGTGCGCTTCGACCTGCTCGGCCAGGGCTACTGCCGCGATATCGCCCAGGCCGACGCGCTGGCGCTGGTCGAGTGCTACCGGCGCAGCTACGAAGAGGCCTTCAACCGGGCCGCGCAGGGCCGCAAGCGCATGCTCATGCTGATCGCGCCCGAGCACGCCCGCACGATCGACCCGCCCAAGACGCTGGACGAGCTGCGCGCGGCCTGGGAGGCCGCGCCGCCCAAGACGCGCGGCGACCCGCCGGTGCAGGCCGACACGTATGGCATGCTCGGGCTGCGCTTCCAGTATGCCAAGAATCAGCGCACCTGGCCGTGCGGCGGCGATACGTTCGTGGGCGTCGAGCTGATGTGCGCCAGCTTCCCATCGTTCTATATGCAGAAAGGCGCCGCCGCGATCCCGCAGCCGGCCGTGCCGCTCGACGCAACCTTCGGCGGCGAGCTGCGGCTGCGCGGCTACAGCCTGAGCCTGTTGGGCGGGCAGGCCCGGCCGGGCGGCGCGCTGCCGATCACACTCTACTGGGCGGCGGTCGCGCACCCCAGCCGCAGCTACACCATGTTCCTGCACCTGTGCCGCGACTGCAGCGCCCCGCCGCTGGCCAACGACGACGCACCGCCGCTGCAAGGCTACCCGCCGGCCGGCGACACCACCACCTGGCAGCTGGGCGACCCGGTACACGACGAGCGCAGCCTGGCGCTGCCGGCCGGCCTCGCGCCGGGGCGCTACACGCTGCTGCTGGGCGTCTACCCCGCCGGCCAGCCCGACGAAGCCGCACGCCTGCCGGTGCAGAGCCATGCGCCGGTGCTAGGCGGCACGCGCCTGCTGATCGGCCAGGTAACGATCGGCCCAAATTGA
- the pgsA gene encoding CDP-diacylglycerol--glycerol-3-phosphate 3-phosphatidyltransferase, translated as MLTRSIPNLLGVFRIVTTPLLVWLILMNTSGGYYGAVVLLLVMAASDIADGPLARRMGVVSPFGVFLDTISDKIFVAGALLPMVQAGLLSSWIALLIIVRDFAVSGLRSFAAAEGQVISARQYGKQKLVITVTALVWCLLAAGFNGAGAPVFQSPPALSLAGLAWLVSWVFSLWPVPMLLAIVWTAFSGVDYFWKAWPLLSSTITPGAKRPAPAATPRKSPIK; from the coding sequence GTGCTGACTCGTAGTATTCCCAACCTACTTGGCGTGTTCCGGATCGTCACCACGCCGCTACTGGTGTGGCTGATCCTCATGAACACCAGCGGCGGCTACTATGGCGCGGTCGTGCTCCTCCTGGTGATGGCTGCCAGCGACATCGCCGACGGCCCGCTCGCGCGCCGGATGGGCGTGGTATCGCCGTTCGGCGTATTCCTCGACACCATCTCCGACAAAATTTTCGTGGCCGGCGCGCTGCTGCCGATGGTGCAGGCCGGGCTGCTCTCGAGCTGGATCGCGCTGCTGATCATCGTGCGCGACTTTGCGGTGTCGGGGCTGCGCTCGTTCGCCGCCGCCGAGGGCCAGGTGATCTCGGCCCGCCAGTATGGCAAGCAGAAGCTGGTGATCACCGTGACCGCGCTGGTGTGGTGCCTGCTGGCCGCCGGGTTTAATGGCGCCGGCGCACCGGTGTTTCAGTCGCCGCCCGCGCTGAGCCTGGCCGGCCTGGCCTGGCTGGTGTCGTGGGTGTTTAGCCTGTGGCCAGTGCCAATGCTCCTGGCGATCGTCTGGACGGCCTTCTCGGGCGTGGACTACTTCTGGAAAGCCTGGCCTCTGCTCAGCAGCACGATCACGCCTGGCGCCAAGCGGCCGGCACCGGCGGCCACACCGCGAAAATCTCCGATCAAGTAG
- a CDS encoding MFS transporter produces the protein MADVIAPGLAVPADRPRMSAWQQAALSLYWFATNAHWTAILITLLPLQAELIGGAEFKGTTLGQILAIGAFASMVVAPLFGAWSDRVRTRWGRRKPFLVVGTLGNVLGLLALAFIPSAPSALVPYIMAFIWIELFNNLATAPYSGLIPDMVLAEQRGSASGWMGLMLMIGNFLGGITGLVLALIGGITGAYILIAAIMILGMLGTVLTVHEPEPPSVPPFHWGAFARGLIEPFKSHDFSWVFWTRFLVTLGTFTVQSFLLFYMKDVIAGGAEHFDYTFFGIKLAGDAAGATSFFVLPLLLGAILSSLVAGMLSDRYGRKLMVYISGALQAAVVLVFLFAGGFEVAVIMGFVFGLGYGAYQAVDWALASDVLPSEDDYAKDMGVWHVSFTLPQVLAVPIGGVLLDTFQRIGRDTGRPNLGYTVLFVLAFVYFVLGTVLVRQVKGAR, from the coding sequence ATGGCCGACGTGATCGCCCCTGGATTGGCCGTACCCGCCGACCGCCCGCGCATGAGCGCATGGCAGCAGGCCGCGCTGAGCCTGTACTGGTTTGCCACCAACGCACACTGGACGGCCATTCTGATCACGTTGCTGCCGCTACAGGCCGAGCTGATCGGCGGGGCCGAGTTCAAGGGCACCACGCTCGGCCAGATCCTGGCGATCGGCGCATTTGCCTCGATGGTGGTCGCGCCGCTGTTCGGCGCCTGGAGCGACCGCGTGCGCACGCGCTGGGGCCGGCGCAAGCCGTTTCTGGTGGTTGGGACGCTCGGCAATGTGCTGGGGCTGCTGGCGCTGGCGTTCATCCCCAGCGCGCCGTCGGCGCTGGTGCCGTATATTATGGCCTTCATCTGGATCGAGCTGTTCAACAACCTGGCCACCGCACCCTACTCGGGCCTGATCCCCGACATGGTGCTGGCCGAGCAGCGCGGCTCAGCCAGCGGCTGGATGGGCCTGATGCTGATGATCGGCAACTTCCTGGGCGGTATCACCGGCCTGGTGCTAGCGCTGATCGGCGGCATTACCGGCGCGTACATCCTGATCGCCGCGATCATGATCCTGGGCATGCTCGGCACTGTGCTGACGGTACACGAGCCCGAGCCTCCCAGCGTGCCGCCGTTCCACTGGGGCGCCTTCGCGCGCGGCCTGATCGAGCCGTTCAAATCGCACGATTTCAGCTGGGTGTTCTGGACGCGCTTCCTGGTAACGCTGGGCACGTTTACCGTCCAGTCGTTCCTGCTATTCTATATGAAGGACGTGATCGCCGGCGGCGCCGAGCACTTCGACTACACCTTTTTCGGCATAAAGCTGGCCGGCGACGCCGCCGGTGCGACTTCGTTCTTCGTGCTGCCGCTGCTGCTTGGCGCGATCTTGAGTTCGCTGGTGGCCGGCATGCTCTCCGACCGCTACGGGCGCAAGCTGATGGTGTATATCAGCGGCGCGCTGCAGGCGGCGGTGGTGCTGGTGTTTCTGTTTGCCGGCGGCTTCGAGGTTGCCGTGATCATGGGCTTCGTGTTCGGCCTGGGCTACGGCGCCTACCAGGCAGTCGATTGGGCGCTGGCCAGCGATGTGCTGCCCAGCGAGGACGACTACGCCAAAGACATGGGCGTCTGGCATGTGTCGTTTACGCTGCCGCAGGTGCTGGCGGTGCCGATCGGCGGGGTGCTGCTCGATACCTTCCAGCGCATCGGCCGCGATACCGGCCGGCCGAACCTGGGCTACACGGTGCTGTTCGTGCTGGCGTTCGTCTACTTTGTGCTCGGCACGGTGCTGGTGCGCCAGGTGAAGGGCGCGCGCTAG
- a CDS encoding tryptophan synthase subunit alpha, whose protein sequence is MSRIAETFARLRADGRTALMPYLMIGFPERDSVLELAPALAAAGADLFELGVPFSDPLADGATIQRASERALANGVRLEFCLSTVAQLRARGLTTPLVLMGYVNPFLRYGLARFVADAAAAGVDGLIIPDLPPEEAAECQALCQAAGLDLIFFVAPTTPDARIAEIAAQASGFIYCVSLTGVTGARRELWDGLPGFLERVRRHTSLPLVVGFGISSAAHVRQVGTLADGAIIASALINQIEQADPAQRTDAAATFLREIQQP, encoded by the coding sequence ATGAGCCGTATTGCCGAAACATTCGCGCGCCTGCGGGCTGACGGCCGCACCGCGCTCATGCCCTACCTGATGATCGGCTTCCCCGAGCGCGACTCGGTGCTCGAGCTGGCGCCCGCGCTGGCAGCCGCCGGCGCCGACCTGTTCGAGCTTGGTGTGCCGTTCTCCGACCCGCTGGCCGATGGTGCGACCATCCAGCGTGCCTCCGAGCGCGCGCTGGCGAATGGCGTGCGGCTGGAGTTCTGCCTGAGCACAGTGGCCCAGCTGCGCGCGCGCGGCCTGACCACGCCGCTGGTGCTGATGGGCTACGTCAACCCATTCCTGCGCTACGGCCTGGCCAGGTTCGTGGCCGACGCCGCAGCCGCCGGTGTCGACGGGCTGATCATCCCCGACCTGCCGCCCGAAGAGGCCGCCGAGTGCCAGGCGCTGTGCCAGGCGGCCGGGCTCGACCTGATCTTCTTCGTGGCGCCCACCACCCCCGACGCGCGCATCGCCGAGATCGCCGCGCAGGCCAGCGGCTTCATCTACTGCGTGTCGCTCACCGGCGTCACCGGCGCACGCCGCGAGCTATGGGACGGGCTGCCGGGCTTTCTCGAGCGCGTGCGCCGCCACACCAGCCTGCCGCTGGTGGTCGGCTTCGGCATCAGCAGCGCCGCACACGTGCGCCAGGTCGGCACACTCGCCGACGGCGCGATCATCGCCAGCGCACTGATCAACCAGATCGAGCAGGCCGACCCCGCGCAGCGCACCGACGCGGCGGCTACATTTCTGCGCGAGATTCAGCAGCCATAG
- a CDS encoding Lrp/AsnC ligand binding domain-containing protein, translating into MHAKAYVLIEAEAGHVGQVIAALQILPGVTHVDAVTGPYDIIVTIETSDPRDVGRLVMNQIHGVTGIKRTITCLTI; encoded by the coding sequence ATGCATGCCAAGGCGTATGTGCTGATCGAAGCGGAAGCCGGGCACGTCGGCCAGGTGATCGCCGCCTTGCAGATCCTGCCGGGGGTCACTCATGTCGACGCTGTTACCGGCCCATACGACATTATCGTGACGATCGAGACCAGCGACCCACGCGATGTTGGGCGGCTGGTGATGAACCAGATCCACGGTGTGACCGGCATCAAGCGCACCATCACCTGCCTGACGATCTGA